A window of Nicotiana tabacum cultivar K326 chromosome 24, ASM71507v2, whole genome shotgun sequence contains these coding sequences:
- the LOC107793359 gene encoding UDP-glycosyltransferase 86A1-like, with protein MNQIDQKPHAILFPYPLQGHVIPFVNLAIKLASNGFTITFVNTQSVHYQISKARLENGVEGDDLFSSARKLGLDIRDVTIYDGFPIDFDRSLNHDKYFEAILNDFGSHVDELVENLVLSNPPPNILVADTFYIWPSTIAKKYNLVNVSYWTEPALVLSVYYHLDLLRQNGHYDCIDKRQDVIDYIPGVKAIKPTDLASYLQSNDTKMVANRIIHRAIFTDVKKAEYIICNTVQQLESETIAALQEKQPVYAIGPLFSPGFTKSSVKTSLWSESDCTNWLDAKPCGSVIYVSFGSYAHTTKQNIMEIARGLVVSKVNFLWVLRPDIVSSEETDYLPIGYEEFIKDRGLIVPWCCQTAVISHPAVGGFLTHCGWNSILESIWCSVPFICFPLLTDQFTNRKIVVDDWKIGINLCDKESITRDEVSEKVKLLLRGKVAEEMKQQIKKVRKTLEDAVAINGSSQVNFTKFIDDLKSKIPKKNVVALESEAQQLNR; from the exons ATGAACCAAATTGACCAAAAGCCTCATGCTATATTGTTTCCTTACCCTCTCCAAGGTCATGTAATTCCCTTTGTTAATCTAGCCATCAAACTTGCATCCAATGGCTTCACCATCACTTTTGTAAACACTCAATCAGTTCACTACCAAATATCCAAAGCCCGGCTAGAAAATGGTGTCGAGGGCGACGATCTTTTCTCGAGTGCACGAAAATTAGGCCTGGATATCCGTGATGTGACAATTTACGATGGTTTCCCTATAGATTTTGATAGATCACTTAACCATGATAAATATTTTGAAGCTATACtaaatgactttggttcccaTGTTGATGAGCTTGTTGAAAACTTAGTCCTCTCAAATCCACCACCAAATATACTAGTTGCTGATACTTTTTATATATGGCCATCTACCATAGCTAAGAAGTATAATTTGGTGAATGTCTCGTATTGGACGGAACCAGCTCTTGTTTTAAGTGTGTATTATCACTTAGACCTGCTAAGACAAAATGGCCACTACGATTGTATTG ACAAACGCCAGGACGTCATAGATTACATACCAGGAGTGAAGGCAATAAAGCCAACAGATTTAGCTTCTTATCTTCAGTCTAATGATACAAAAATGGTGGCGAACCGAATAATCCACAGAGCAATATTCACAGATGTGAAAAAAGCAGAATATATCATTTGTAACACCGTGCAACAACTCGAATCCGAAACCATTGCAGCATTACAAGAGAAGCAGCCTGTTTATGCAATTGGACCACTTTTCTCCCCTGGCTTCACCAAGAGCTCAGTGAAAACGAGTCTGTGGTCCGAGTCCGATTGCACCAATTGGCTCGACGCCAAGCCTTGTGGCTCAGTCATATATGTATCATTCGGAAGCTATGCTCACACTACTAAACAAAATATAATGGAAATTGCACGTGGCCTAGTGGTCAGTAAAGTAAATTTCCTTTGGGTGCTTCGTCCTGATATTGTTAGTTCGGAAGAAACTGATTATTTACCAATTGGTTACGAAGAATTTATTAAGGATCGAGGGTTAATTGTGCCGTGGTGTTGTCAAACTGCGGTAATTTCTCATCCAGCAGTCGGAGGATTCTTGACTCATTGCGGTTGGAATTCGATCTTGGAAAGTATATGGTGTTCTGTTCCGTTTATTTGTTTTCCTTTGCTGACTGATCAATTTACTAATCGGAAAATAGTGGTTGATGATTGGAAGATCGGGATTAATCTTTGTGATAAGGAATCAATTACGAGGGACGAAGTGTCAGAGAAAGTTAAACTTTTGTTGAGAGGAAAAGTAGCAGAAGAAATGAAGCAACAAATCAAGAAAGTCAGGAAAACATTAGAGGATGCAGTGGCGATAAATGGATCATCTCAAGTGAATTTTACAAAGTTTATCGATGATTTGAAGTCAAAAATTCCAAAGAAAAATGTGGTTGCCTTAGAATCTGAGGCTCAGCAATTAAACCGTTAA